The following are encoded in a window of Streptococcus pasteurianus genomic DNA:
- a CDS encoding ABC transporter permease, translating into MRILLWAEFQKLRRSNIIMFTIFSTILIAVTVLISGVTTVSEEQLTTAMAGWYMTITQVWATMFVLPAVIALLGSYMICREEQDDTLKSLRLIPVNETKLTTAKMIVALVFSMLVYLLLFMITFVTEAILHFSDLSMAMFSEFLKMYLLEGIGVFFAVSPIIAIVPYLKKSYWLALLLAEIYSFAGLFMSMSNTLKTFYPITAIFGISGYYETTIQDYICSLGILILCGCISAILLKNLNHRQRKTANE; encoded by the coding sequence ATGAGAATACTTTTATGGGCAGAATTTCAAAAACTCCGCCGTTCCAATATTATTATGTTTACTATCTTTTCAACAATCTTAATCGCTGTAACTGTTTTGATAAGCGGGGTGACAACAGTATCTGAAGAACAGTTAACAACAGCTATGGCTGGCTGGTATATGACAATTACACAAGTCTGGGCGACTATGTTCGTTCTTCCAGCCGTAATTGCTCTTTTGGGGAGTTATATGATTTGTCGTGAGGAACAAGACGATACATTAAAATCTTTACGTTTGATTCCAGTAAATGAAACAAAATTGACAACTGCAAAAATGATTGTTGCATTGGTATTTAGTATGCTGGTGTATTTGTTACTTTTTATGATTACATTTGTAACAGAAGCTATTTTGCATTTCTCTGATTTATCTATGGCAATGTTTAGTGAATTTTTAAAAATGTACTTATTAGAAGGCATTGGTGTATTTTTTGCCGTTTCCCCTATTATTGCAATCGTGCCATATCTAAAGAAAAGTTATTGGTTGGCTCTACTTTTAGCAGAAATCTATTCATTTGCTGGATTATTTATGAGTATGTCGAATACCCTGAAAACTTTTTATCCTATCACAGCAATATTTGGTATTTCGGGGTATTACGAAACAACTATTCAGGATTATATTTGTAGTTTGGGAATATTGATTTTATGTGGTTGTATCTCAGCTATCTTATTAAAAAATTTAAACCATAGACAAAGGAAAACGGCTAATGAATAA
- a CDS encoding PspC domain-containing protein, with product MGVCGGLAKCFNVDAKIVRLLFTVTVFVFPKIIIAYIILMIVIPKEVKIR from the coding sequence TTGGGGGTTTGTGGTGGTTTAGCAAAGTGTTTTAATGTAGACGCTAAAATAGTAAGATTACTATTTACTGTAACGGTTTTTGTTTTTCCAAAAATCATTATTGCATATATCATTCTTATGATTGTTATACCTAAGGAGGTTAAAATACGTTAA
- a CDS encoding chorismate mutase translates to MRDLAAVRQEIDEIDEHLITCLAKRQRLVEEAGLLKPKNDTQAVNAQERVEEVIRNCCERARAANLSPRVAEAIWRTMIGAFIALETEVNSQSKK, encoded by the coding sequence ATGAGAGACTTAGCAGCAGTTCGTCAAGAAATAGATGAGATAGACGAGCACTTAATCACATGTTTAGCTAAACGACAGCGCTTAGTTGAAGAAGCAGGACTCTTAAAACCTAAAAATGACACTCAAGCGGTAAATGCACAAGAACGTGTTGAAGAAGTCATTAGAAATTGTTGCGAGCGTGCACGAGCAGCAAATTTATCTCCTCGCGTTGCAGAAGCTATCTGGCGAACGATGATTGGAGCGTTTATAGCGTTAGAGACAGAAGTAAATAGTCAGTCAAAAAAATAG